A window of bacterium contains these coding sequences:
- a CDS encoding lactate racemase domain-containing protein: MSPRTASPTPRPGFVLEVERSTPPILFHHGEGFRLERLPAGRSRVIYPPSPLEGLPDPAGAIRHALEHPIDSEPLPALLRPGMRLTIAFDDISLPLPPMQRPDVRQQVIETVLDMAAAAGVDDVHIIAALALHRRMTEAELRHAVGDRVYEAFAPSRRLYNHDAEDPDGMVLLGVTDGGEEVQISRRAAESDLVVYVNINLVAMDGGWKSTATGLSGYQGLRHHHNVATMLKSRSFMDQRNSELHHSNWRQGAVLRESGPRVFQIETTLNNNSFGTSGSLSMLQKREWEWTARDRATFLAMQGGLQVMSPAARRRAFQSWRAPYALTSVQAGEVEAVHKVTTENVFRQQLVAVEGQTDVLTMGLPYICPYNVNSIMNPILVMCLGLGYFFNLYRGRPLVRPGGVVIMTHPTPWEFHPVHHPSYIDFFEQVLADTTDPAEIEARYELRYATDEWYRHLYRTSYAYHGVHPFYMWYWGAHALSHLGRVIVVGGDRAAVRRMGFAPASSLSDAFEIAGDTVGSRPSVTHLHLPPFVMADVS, from the coding sequence ATGAGCCCGCGCACCGCCTCCCCCACCCCCCGGCCCGGCTTCGTGCTGGAGGTGGAGCGCTCGACGCCGCCGATCCTGTTCCACCACGGCGAGGGGTTCCGCCTCGAGCGGCTGCCGGCGGGGCGCTCCCGGGTGATCTACCCGCCCAGCCCGCTGGAGGGCCTGCCGGACCCCGCCGGCGCCATCCGCCACGCGTTGGAGCACCCCATCGACAGCGAGCCGCTGCCGGCGCTGCTGCGGCCCGGCATGCGCCTGACGATCGCCTTCGACGACATCTCGCTGCCGCTGCCGCCCATGCAGCGCCCCGACGTGCGCCAGCAGGTGATCGAGACGGTGCTGGACATGGCCGCAGCCGCCGGCGTCGACGACGTGCACATCATCGCCGCCCTGGCGCTGCACCGGCGCATGACCGAGGCCGAGCTTCGCCACGCCGTCGGCGACCGCGTCTACGAGGCGTTCGCCCCGTCGCGCCGCCTCTACAACCACGACGCCGAGGACCCCGACGGCATGGTGCTCCTAGGGGTGACCGACGGTGGCGAGGAAGTGCAGATCAGCCGGCGCGCCGCCGAGAGCGACCTCGTCGTCTACGTCAACATCAACCTCGTGGCCATGGACGGCGGCTGGAAGAGCACCGCCACCGGCCTGTCCGGCTACCAGGGCCTCCGGCACCACCACAACGTCGCCACAATGCTGAAGTCGCGCTCGTTCATGGACCAGCGCAACTCCGAACTGCACCATTCGAACTGGCGCCAGGGCGCGGTGCTGCGGGAGTCCGGGCCCCGGGTGTTCCAGATCGAGACCACTCTCAACAACAACAGCTTCGGCACCAGCGGCTCGCTGTCGATGCTGCAGAAGCGGGAATGGGAGTGGACCGCACGGGACCGGGCCACGTTCCTGGCCATGCAGGGGGGGCTGCAGGTCATGTCGCCGGCCGCCCGCCGGCGCGCCTTCCAGTCCTGGCGGGCGCCGTACGCCCTCACCTCGGTGCAGGCCGGCGAGGTGGAGGCCGTCCACAAGGTCACCACCGAGAACGTGTTCCGCCAGCAGCTCGTGGCCGTGGAGGGCCAGACCGACGTGCTGACCATGGGGCTGCCCTACATCTGCCCCTACAACGTCAACTCCATCATGAACCCGATCCTGGTGATGTGCCTGGGATTGGGATATTTCTTCAACCTCTACAGGGGCCGGCCGCTGGTGCGCCCCGGTGGGGTGGTGATCATGACCCACCCCACGCCGTGGGAGTTCCACCCGGTGCACCACCCCAGCTACATCGACTTCTTCGAGCAGGTGCTGGCGGACACCACCGACCCCGCGGAGATCGAGGCCCGCTACGAGCTGCGGTACGCAACCGACGAGTGGTACCGGCACCTCTACCGCACCTCCTACGCCTACCACGGCGTGCATCCCTTCTACATGTGGTACTGGGGCGCGCATGCGCTGAGTCATCTGGGGCGGGTCATCGTGGTGGGCGGCGACCGGGCGGCGGTGCGGCGCATGGGGTTCGCCCCTGCCTCCAGCCTCAGCGACGCCTTCGAGATCGCCGGCGACACCGTGGGCAGCCGGCCGTCGGTCACGCACCTGCACCTGCCGCCGTTCGTCATGGCCGACGTGTCGTGA
- a CDS encoding TetR/AcrR family transcriptional regulator, which produces METRDRILEAALASFGGRGYDASSLDSIARDSGIRKQTVLYYFGSKDALMEAVIDRTVADLTAALLAAAEGGPPTADGEAESPDVWAGVEAIVRAVFRFAVRRPEMLGLLREVTRLGPPQMDRVRDGFEPLVDRARAFLEAGMESGRIRRCDPRLLLVSTYSTVMGVATEVEVLRAVGVEPTLRDTVVRRRELLRFLRSALVG; this is translated from the coding sequence GTGGAGACACGGGATCGCATCCTCGAGGCGGCGCTGGCATCCTTCGGCGGTCGCGGCTACGACGCCTCTTCGCTGGACTCCATCGCCCGCGACAGCGGCATCCGCAAGCAGACCGTCCTGTACTACTTCGGCTCCAAGGACGCTCTCATGGAAGCGGTGATCGACCGGACGGTGGCCGACCTGACCGCGGCACTGCTGGCGGCCGCCGAGGGCGGGCCCCCGACCGCCGACGGGGAGGCTGAGTCGCCCGACGTCTGGGCCGGCGTCGAGGCGATCGTGCGAGCGGTGTTCCGGTTCGCGGTGCGCCGGCCCGAGATGCTCGGGCTCCTGCGCGAGGTCACGCGGCTGGGTCCGCCACAGATGGACCGCGTGCGCGACGGGTTCGAGCCGCTGGTGGATCGCGCCCGCGCCTTCCTCGAGGCCGGCATGGAGTCGGGCCGGATCCGCCGCTGCGATCCCCGCCTGCTGCTGGTGTCCACGTACTCGACGGTCATGGGTGTCGCCACCGAGGTGGAGGTGCTGCGCGCCGTCGGCGTCGAGCCCACCCTCCGCGACACCGTCGTCCGCCGCCGAGAACTCCTCCGCTTCCTCCGCTCAGCCCTGGTCGGCTGA
- a CDS encoding ATP-binding protein: MADLYPRIIERLLAEELLPNFPAVFLVGPRGAGKSTTAGWLGDTVIDLSKPGPRRAAQDDPDGVLATTSGTVVIDEWQEAPEILTAVKRAVDSDRARTPRRFIVTGSARAALGGQTWPGTGRLIRVRMYGLTRSELAHNNAYNPVDTWFADRAPTFAASQVSRAGYIDRIVAGRFPAALRHSGRNLSRWFEAYAEQLAERDAPQITGSHPRAQLLRGVLRSCAARTGRELNKEAVARDADVSRATADSHVRLLEDLSVVALLPAWHSNRVRRLTRSPRIHLTDAGLATHLLNADAETLTRDGMLAGQLFETFVATELLAHIETASTATGLFHYRNRDGHEIDFLLERRGRVIGLEVKSATSVGRGDARHLLGLRDRLGADFHYGAVLYSGQLPYGIDDRIWALPISTLWEPPIETPVPSSERGRLLDDLLGRDEHAAYVRSLADDPDLATN, from the coding sequence GTGGCCGACCTGTATCCGAGAATCATCGAGAGGCTGCTCGCCGAGGAGCTGCTTCCCAACTTCCCGGCGGTCTTCCTGGTCGGACCGCGCGGCGCCGGGAAGTCAACCACCGCAGGTTGGCTCGGCGACACGGTGATCGACCTGTCGAAGCCAGGCCCCAGGCGGGCGGCGCAGGACGATCCAGACGGGGTGCTCGCCACCACCTCGGGGACTGTCGTCATCGACGAGTGGCAGGAGGCGCCGGAGATCCTGACAGCAGTGAAGCGGGCGGTCGACAGCGACCGGGCGCGCACGCCGAGGCGCTTCATCGTGACCGGATCGGCCCGCGCGGCTCTCGGCGGCCAGACTTGGCCCGGCACGGGACGGCTGATCCGGGTCCGGATGTACGGCCTCACCCGGTCCGAACTGGCGCACAACAACGCCTACAACCCCGTCGACACCTGGTTCGCCGACAGAGCACCCACCTTCGCTGCCTCACAGGTGAGCCGCGCCGGCTACATCGACCGGATTGTGGCGGGCCGCTTCCCCGCGGCACTGCGGCACTCGGGTCGCAACCTGTCCCGCTGGTTCGAAGCCTACGCCGAGCAACTCGCCGAACGCGACGCCCCGCAGATCACCGGCTCCCACCCGAGAGCACAACTGCTGCGCGGCGTGCTGCGCTCGTGCGCGGCCCGCACCGGCCGGGAACTCAACAAGGAGGCGGTCGCACGAGACGCCGACGTGTCCCGCGCGACGGCCGACAGCCATGTGAGGCTGCTGGAGGACCTGTCGGTCGTGGCCCTGCTGCCTGCGTGGCACAGCAACCGGGTCCGCCGGCTCACTCGCTCGCCGCGGATCCACCTCACCGACGCCGGTCTCGCCACCCACCTGCTGAACGCCGACGCCGAGACCCTGACCCGCGACGGCATGCTGGCGGGTCAACTCTTCGAGACCTTTGTCGCCACCGAACTGCTGGCCCACATCGAGACCGCCTCCACGGCAACCGGCCTGTTCCACTACCGCAACCGTGACGGGCACGAGATCGATTTCCTGCTCGAACGCCGCGGCCGTGTCATCGGCCTCGAGGTGAAGTCGGCCACAAGCGTCGGCCGGGGCGACGCCCGGCACCTCCTGGGGCTGCGCGACCGCCTCGGCGCGGACTTCCACTACGGCGCCGTGCTGTACAGCGGGCAACTCCCCTACGGGATCGACGACCGCATCTGGGCGCTACCCATCAGCACCCTCTGGGAACCTCCGATCGAGACACCTGTCCCATCGAGCGAACGGGGTCGGCTGCTCGACGACCTGCTCGGTCGCGACGAACACGCCGCCTACGTCCGGTCACTGGCCGACGATCCAGACCTGGCCACCAATTGA
- a CDS encoding MMPL family transporter: protein MSRFFAAYGRWVAHRPWTALLITAAITVVAIIGFTRTLETADVQEAFLPDGSEMVAAMDKLAESFPESAELEAVQVVLRGDVLTPGGVADSVTATAAAADHPDLARYLYAPRPPVSPGHVVLSMLAGPGNDPRTVDMASITQSDIDAATADAANAPLLERLNDMIARDESGAVIGGVGIVTVNAGGDAGGLAEAQLAADEAVQAVDLLALEGARTISRAKNDKESDDSAQSSMALLMLVALAVIAVLLLLFYRRVSDVVLSMGGLVLTIVWALGFQGLLGPDGLNLIGAPSVLGQMVPVMLIGLCVDYGIQGTARYREVRAEGADATEGASRSVAGVMLPLGLAGVTTMVSFLTNLFGDISGLADFGVVAAVGVAGGLVVFLTPVPAVRVLLDRRSGAEGRAPITRSIDQAIPGAGNLVEAVSSATVRRPTLILAAAGVVTLVFGVLTTNLGTSFDTNDFLPNGTESKEDAVFLSESLGGNTEPVTVLVEADLSSDRTVRNLLDFATRVEDPQQRPAAVSSGITNSLGTYFTSLPEELRDRIEADIALNRTSALVVAPETIERSLRSMREHDPAGFDSVVALGSGDTEDRTILQFSALTGDPDRTRELFADVDGLWFGDDEAITPVANEITSLEVTDSLTESQATSIILTVVAALVVLTLFFWITEFRPMLAVLSVLPILLALVWVLGTMVLLGYSYNVITALITALSIGIGVDYTIHVTHRFIEEREHGGASVGEAMRRTMRTTGGALIGSALTTALGFVVLIAGPIPPMGQFGVLTAITVSYSLIAAIVVLPPMLVAWAAYHDWRQRST, encoded by the coding sequence ATGAGCAGGTTCTTCGCCGCTTACGGGCGCTGGGTCGCGCACCGGCCCTGGACGGCTCTGCTGATCACCGCGGCCATCACGGTCGTGGCGATCATCGGCTTCACCCGCACCCTCGAGACGGCCGACGTGCAGGAGGCGTTCCTGCCCGACGGCAGCGAGATGGTGGCCGCCATGGACAAACTGGCCGAGAGCTTCCCCGAGTCGGCCGAACTAGAGGCCGTCCAGGTGGTTCTGCGGGGCGACGTGTTGACCCCCGGCGGGGTGGCCGACTCGGTCACGGCCACCGCCGCCGCAGCCGACCACCCCGACCTGGCCCGCTACCTGTACGCCCCCCGCCCACCTGTGTCGCCCGGCCATGTGGTGCTGTCGATGCTGGCCGGACCGGGCAACGACCCGCGGACCGTGGACATGGCCTCGATCACCCAGTCCGACATCGACGCGGCCACCGCCGACGCCGCCAACGCCCCGCTGTTGGAACGGCTGAACGACATGATCGCCCGCGACGAATCGGGGGCGGTCATCGGCGGTGTCGGCATCGTCACTGTGAACGCCGGCGGGGATGCCGGCGGCCTGGCCGAGGCGCAACTCGCCGCCGACGAGGCGGTGCAGGCGGTGGATCTCCTGGCACTGGAGGGGGCCCGGACCATCTCGAGGGCCAAGAACGACAAGGAGTCCGACGACTCCGCACAGTCGTCGATGGCACTGCTGATGCTGGTGGCCCTCGCCGTGATCGCCGTCCTGCTGCTGCTGTTCTACCGGCGGGTCAGCGACGTGGTGCTGTCCATGGGCGGGCTGGTGCTGACCATCGTCTGGGCGCTCGGGTTCCAAGGCCTGCTGGGGCCCGACGGCCTGAATCTCATCGGAGCGCCCAGCGTGCTGGGCCAGATGGTGCCGGTCATGCTCATCGGCCTGTGCGTGGATTACGGCATCCAGGGCACGGCGCGCTACCGCGAGGTGCGCGCCGAGGGCGCCGACGCCACCGAGGGCGCCTCCAGGTCGGTGGCCGGCGTGATGCTGCCCCTCGGTCTGGCCGGGGTGACCACCATGGTCAGCTTCCTCACCAACCTGTTCGGCGACATCTCCGGACTGGCCGACTTCGGAGTGGTGGCCGCCGTCGGTGTGGCCGGCGGGCTGGTGGTGTTCCTCACCCCGGTGCCGGCGGTGCGGGTTCTGCTGGATCGCCGCAGCGGCGCCGAGGGCCGCGCGCCGATCACCCGCTCCATCGATCAGGCCATCCCCGGCGCGGGCAACCTGGTGGAGGCCGTCAGCAGCGCCACCGTCCGGCGCCCGACGCTCATCCTGGCGGCGGCCGGCGTGGTGACGCTGGTCTTCGGGGTGCTGACCACCAACCTCGGCACGTCGTTCGACACCAACGATTTCCTGCCCAACGGCACCGAGAGCAAGGAGGACGCGGTCTTCCTGTCCGAGAGCCTGGGAGGCAACACCGAGCCGGTCACGGTGCTGGTGGAGGCCGACCTCTCCAGCGACCGCACGGTCCGCAACCTGCTGGACTTCGCGACGAGAGTCGAGGATCCCCAGCAGCGGCCCGCAGCGGTCAGCAGCGGCATCACCAACTCGCTGGGCACCTACTTCACCTCGCTGCCCGAGGAACTGCGCGACCGGATCGAGGCCGACATCGCCCTGAACCGCACCAGCGCCCTGGTGGTGGCCCCTGAGACCATCGAGCGGTCCCTGAGGTCGATGCGGGAACACGACCCGGCCGGCTTCGACTCCGTCGTGGCTCTCGGCTCAGGAGACACCGAGGATCGCACGATCCTGCAGTTCAGCGCCCTCACCGGCGACCCGGACCGAACCCGCGAACTGTTCGCGGACGTCGACGGCCTGTGGTTCGGCGACGATGAGGCCATCACGCCGGTCGCCAACGAGATCACCTCCCTGGAGGTCACCGACAGCCTCACCGAGAGCCAGGCCACCTCCATCATCCTGACCGTCGTGGCCGCGCTGGTGGTGCTGACCCTGTTCTTCTGGATCACCGAGTTCCGCCCGATGCTGGCGGTGCTGTCGGTGCTGCCCATCCTGCTGGCGCTGGTGTGGGTGCTGGGCACCATGGTGCTGTTGGGTTACAGCTACAACGTGATCACCGCCCTGATCACCGCCCTGTCCATCGGCATCGGCGTCGACTACACCATCCATGTGACGCACCGGTTCATCGAGGAGCGGGAGCACGGCGGGGCCTCGGTCGGCGAGGCCATGCGGCGCACCATGCGCACCACCGGCGGGGCGCTCATCGGCTCGGCCCTCACCACCGCCCTGGGGTTCGTGGTGCTGATCGCCGGCCCCATCCCGCCGATGGGACAGTTCGGCGTGCTCACGGCCATCACGGTGTCCTACTCCCTGATCGCCGCCATCGTGGTGCTGCCGCCCATGCTGGTGGCCTGGGCCGCCTACCACGACTGGCGCCAGAGAAGCACCTGA
- a CDS encoding HAD-IB family hydrolase, giving the protein MIPEALAGKRIALTGATGFLGTALVEKLLRSVPECEMVLLVRPGRRGAAERIRREVLRNDAFDRLRAALGRDGFAAETAQRIQAVSADVSADGLGCDAEGRELLASCDILIHAAAAVAFDNPFDLAVETNLLGPIRLVELLADIGATPHLVSVSTAYVAGNRRGFAPEELLAESHFAVAVDWRAEAASAHRSRDAIEDESRTPERLEEFAKEADSELGAAGTAALSAKREQIRQRWVRTRLVDVGRARAASLGFPDAYGLTKALAEAALTETRGAIPLTIVRPSIIESALAEPFPGWIRGFRMAEPIIISYARGLLQDFPGTPEGTLDVIPVDQVAAAVCAVAADGPAPDGQPKVVQVASSEVNPFRFEDLHDWSHAWFCENPVYDERNQPIAPPRWSYPSRKRVQNSLERAKRALETGEKVLAALPVRGEKAGIAADFAHKRAQVERALSYVDLYSSYVECQATFGIRELLALHDSLTLDDRESFNFDPRSIDWRRYLTEIHLPSVIAQGRLKTAPAVRAGVGRDTRRRRQVLSPQRHMAAFDLENTLVASNVVASWGWLATKRMPTAERARLVARTLAEAPKLLDLDRHDRSDFLRYFYRRFAGAPVDQVADDSFEMFSDLLLRQSFPAAIRRVRHHRALGHRTVLITGALDFVIAPFAPLFDDIVCASLTRTRSGSAYTGQLATVPPTGESRAEALLNYAAREGLSLAESVAYADSTSDLPMLEAVGFPVAVNPETKLATLARRRGWLIENFRQAPGGPRKLLPLAEPLVRR; this is encoded by the coding sequence GTGATACCCGAGGCTCTGGCCGGCAAGCGCATCGCCCTCACCGGTGCCACCGGGTTCCTGGGCACTGCCCTGGTGGAGAAGCTGCTGCGCTCGGTTCCCGAGTGCGAGATGGTGCTGCTGGTACGGCCCGGCCGCCGCGGCGCCGCCGAGCGGATCCGCCGGGAGGTGCTGCGCAACGACGCCTTCGACCGCCTCCGGGCAGCGCTCGGCCGCGACGGCTTCGCCGCCGAGACGGCCCAGCGCATCCAGGCTGTCTCAGCCGACGTGAGTGCGGACGGTCTGGGCTGTGACGCCGAGGGGCGGGAACTCCTGGCGAGTTGCGACATCCTCATCCACGCGGCCGCGGCGGTCGCCTTCGACAACCCCTTCGACCTGGCCGTCGAGACGAACCTGCTGGGGCCGATCCGCCTCGTGGAGTTGCTGGCCGACATCGGCGCCACCCCCCACCTCGTCTCGGTCTCGACGGCGTACGTGGCGGGCAACCGGCGGGGGTTCGCTCCAGAGGAACTCCTCGCCGAGAGTCACTTCGCCGTTGCGGTGGACTGGCGCGCCGAGGCGGCCTCGGCACACCGCAGTCGCGACGCCATCGAGGACGAGAGCCGCACACCCGAACGTCTCGAGGAGTTCGCCAAGGAGGCGGACAGCGAACTCGGCGCCGCCGGAACCGCCGCCCTCAGCGCCAAGCGCGAGCAGATCCGCCAGCGCTGGGTGCGCACCCGGCTGGTGGACGTGGGCCGGGCGCGGGCGGCCTCCCTCGGCTTCCCCGACGCCTACGGGCTCACCAAGGCCCTCGCCGAGGCGGCCCTCACCGAGACCCGCGGCGCCATCCCGCTCACCATCGTGCGGCCGTCGATCATCGAGTCGGCCCTGGCCGAGCCGTTCCCCGGCTGGATCCGCGGCTTCCGGATGGCCGAACCGATCATCATCTCCTACGCCCGCGGCCTGCTGCAGGACTTCCCCGGCACCCCGGAGGGCACCCTCGACGTCATCCCCGTTGACCAGGTGGCCGCGGCGGTGTGCGCCGTGGCCGCCGACGGCCCCGCGCCGGACGGGCAGCCGAAGGTGGTGCAGGTGGCCTCCAGCGAGGTGAACCCCTTCCGCTTCGAGGACCTGCACGACTGGTCGCACGCCTGGTTCTGCGAGAACCCCGTCTACGACGAGCGCAACCAGCCGATCGCCCCGCCGCGCTGGTCGTATCCCAGCCGCAAGCGGGTGCAGAACAGCCTGGAGCGCGCCAAGCGCGCCCTCGAGACCGGCGAGAAGGTGCTGGCCGCCCTGCCGGTGCGCGGCGAGAAGGCGGGCATCGCCGCCGACTTCGCCCACAAACGCGCCCAGGTGGAGCGGGCGCTCAGCTACGTGGACCTCTACAGCAGCTACGTGGAGTGCCAGGCGACCTTCGGGATCCGCGAGCTGCTGGCGCTGCACGATTCGCTGACCCTGGACGACCGGGAGAGCTTCAACTTCGACCCGCGGAGCATCGACTGGCGCCGCTACCTCACCGAGATCCACCTGCCGTCGGTGATCGCCCAGGGACGCCTGAAGACGGCGCCGGCGGTCCGGGCGGGGGTCGGCCGCGACACCCGGCGACGCCGGCAGGTGCTCTCGCCGCAGCGCCACATGGCCGCCTTCGATCTGGAGAACACCCTGGTCGCCTCCAACGTCGTCGCCTCGTGGGGCTGGCTGGCGACCAAGCGGATGCCGACCGCCGAGCGGGCCCGTCTGGTGGCCCGCACCCTGGCCGAGGCGCCGAAGCTGCTGGACCTCGACCGTCACGACCGCAGCGACTTCCTGCGCTACTTCTACCGCCGCTTCGCCGGGGCGCCGGTGGACCAGGTGGCCGACGACAGCTTCGAGATGTTCAGCGACCTGCTGCTGCGCCAGTCGTTCCCCGCCGCCATCCGGCGGGTGCGCCACCACCGGGCGCTGGGCCACCGCACCGTGCTGATCACCGGGGCGCTGGACTTCGTGATCGCCCCGTTCGCCCCGCTGTTCGACGACATCGTGTGCGCCTCCCTGACCCGGACCCGCAGCGGATCCGCCTACACCGGCCAGCTCGCCACCGTGCCGCCGACCGGCGAGAGCCGCGCCGAGGCGCTCTTGAACTACGCGGCCCGCGAGGGGCTCTCGCTGGCCGAGTCGGTGGCCTACGCCGACTCCACCAGCGACCTGCCCATGCTGGAGGCGGTGGGGTTCCCGGTGGCGGTGAACCCCGAGACCAAGCTGGCGACCCTCGCCCGGCGCCGTGGCTGGCTGATCGAGAACTTCCGCCAGGCGCCCGGCGGGCCCCGCAAGCTGCTGCCCCTCGCCGAGCCCCTCGTGCGACGATGA
- a CDS encoding lysophospholipid acyltransferase family protein yields MNPNPLPRLLRNLEFPWRPPTVPLSAPPEHVPAALGADFDTDWARRWPARMVRASIIELLWRPVVAAAAQPTRLGLDRLEALDGEPVIFAANHHSHLDTPLLMTSIPEPWRHTLIVAAAADYFFPTRARGVASALFMGAVPVERARVGRDSAQEVAGLVRRGWSLLLYPEGGRSTDGWGRPFRGGAAYLAHRCDVPVVPVYLAGTRKILPKGRLVPTPGRTLVVFGDPVRPDPSERIRTLGARIEAAVAALADETTTDWWQARQRVHTGTTPALTGPDAASWRRAWALSHRSKPRARRWPR; encoded by the coding sequence ATGAACCCCAACCCGCTGCCCCGATTGCTGCGCAACCTGGAGTTCCCGTGGCGCCCCCCGACCGTGCCGCTGTCAGCGCCGCCGGAGCACGTCCCGGCCGCGCTGGGCGCCGACTTCGACACCGACTGGGCGCGCCGCTGGCCGGCCCGCATGGTGCGCGCCTCGATCATCGAGTTGCTCTGGCGGCCGGTGGTGGCGGCGGCCGCTCAGCCCACCCGGCTGGGGCTGGACCGCCTCGAGGCCCTGGACGGCGAGCCGGTGATCTTCGCCGCCAACCACCACAGCCACCTCGACACCCCGCTGCTGATGACGTCGATCCCCGAGCCGTGGCGCCACACGCTGATCGTGGCCGCGGCGGCGGACTACTTCTTCCCGACCCGCGCCAGGGGCGTCGCCTCGGCGCTGTTCATGGGGGCCGTGCCGGTGGAGCGGGCCCGCGTGGGCCGCGACTCCGCCCAGGAGGTCGCCGGCCTGGTGCGCCGCGGCTGGAGCCTGCTGCTGTACCCCGAAGGGGGGCGCAGCACCGACGGCTGGGGCCGGCCGTTCCGCGGCGGCGCCGCCTACCTGGCGCACCGCTGCGACGTGCCGGTCGTGCCCGTGTACCTGGCCGGCACCCGCAAGATCCTGCCGAAGGGGCGGCTGGTGCCCACTCCGGGGCGCACGCTGGTGGTGTTCGGCGACCCGGTGCGTCCCGACCCCAGCGAGCGGATCCGCACCCTGGGCGCCCGCATCGAGGCCGCCGTGGCGGCGCTCGCCGACGAGACCACCACCGACTGGTGGCAGGCACGCCAGCGGGTGCACACCGGCACCACCCCGGCGCTGACCGGCCCCGACGCGGCCTCGTGGCGGCGCGCCTGGGCGCTCTCGCACCGCAGCAAGCCGCGGGCCCGCCGCTGGCCCCGCTGA